The genomic segment agatttatattatataacccttggtataacaaatacttggcactttcatagcccaattgtatggtataaccgacacctgtgctatgaaaggaacttgatttgttgttaacataagttataatcatgaatacctgataacatttacaagtattagcattattcgaataagataactaatgtactcatgttaacaatttataattcgattagaacctcctttgtgtgtggtttccagttgagtaataaaaagagtttatactatacttgtttgaaataccattagtggatcctctaaccttgacaattattttatccttatttaatccttatatcaatactGCTAGCTGGTTATTGGGGAGAGGAAGAGTCATCTTTTTTTCTCCCCCTTGTATTTATACCCCTAATAAATAAATGGGGTGTTTGGGTGCTGGTCATGGCTGTCCTTAACCCTCTTTTGAGTTATCATAGGGCTGATTTTATCCTCTATAAATCTTAACCTAGGATAAACTGGTTCTTCCCCATAATTTTTTCCTAGAGCAGGCCGACTTGTTTTCCCTAAAGTTATCCTAGCATAAGTCAACCTAACACTAATTTTTGTTGGGTGTTACATTCTACCCTTCTAATataaatttcatcctcaaaatCAAAGAGGAGTCGTATTGATAGTTCCTCCAGTTTCACAGAGCAATACCATAGTAACCAAGTTCAGGTTGTGTATCAAGTAATTCTCTACACGAGTCCTTCCTTCAAGACATCATTACCAACTATAAAACCCTTGGTATTTAGAATGTATCAGTTTTAGTATAATAGTCTATACTTACTTAGCTAATCATGCCTAggattatattaaaatcatataattctAAGGGCATCAGGTTTACTTTTGTTTCATACCCTGATAGACTAACCCCCACTCCTACATACATACTATTTGTTTCTACCTTGTTTCTTGTCGAAGTTCCAATTATGAACCTTTTTTTCTATTACTTTcaccccttttttattttgtgacaATTCCCTTAGTAATAAATGAGTGGGTAACACTCAGTTCAAACAACACAAGCATATTAAAGTTATTCATCAGTAGCATACCTGCTACCACATCAGATGCAGTCGTAACCTCTTCATACGTCAGATGGAAGACCCTTCTTGGAATTCGGTCATTCTATGCCCTTGGCCTTTCTCGGTTGGAGTTTGCCTTCGATTGAGAAGATCTTACCGTCCTATTCATAATGATAAAATGCTCGTGACTTTAACTTGGCTGTCATATACTCTGTGCTTGTCCAATGTTCTTGTTGGGGAATTCCTTCTTATAATAACCCCTTTTACCATAGTAATGACATCCTTGCCCTAAATACTGGCAATTTCTTCATCTATGACCCTCTCCTCTGCATATAAAACATCACCATGGTGAAATAGAGCAGTCTTTCAGGTGCCTCTATTTGTACTTTATATAGTGAGGGCAATTCACATTCTTCTGGTCATTAGTCCCCCTAGAAGGGTGTGCTCTTAAGTAAGTCTATCCACCTATCACTCTTCCACTTGACTATTGGTGGAACAATACCGCTAATGTTCCCTTCTTATTGGATGCCTCAAAcatttcatttttcctttttttggaaACGACGGTCTGTTGGTAAAATCatcttcatctctttttttacttgttcCATGATGCCCCTGTTGACTTTCTTCAATGCAAGCTTCTAGAGCTTGTGTAACCTCCACCAATTCTTTCACTGACTTGAATCGTCAAACAAACAACGCTTGCCTTAATTCTTGTCGAAGCTCATCTCTCAACTTCTCAATCATATGTTCTTAAGTGGGAATGTAGTGCAGAGCAAACAATCAAAGGTCATGAAACCTCCGTTCATATTCCAAAACTAACATTTGACCTTGTCTTAATGCCAATAACTCATGTTCCTTCACTTTGCCATGgtacatgaaataaaaatgattttcaaacTCCTATTTGAAGTCATTCCAGGTCAATGTTTTGGTTGCACGCCTCAGTTGAACAGTTTCCCACCATATCATGACCCTGTCAAATAATAGTTGAGTAGCATAGTTTACCCGCAAGCCTTCGGGTATATTAATCTGGACCATAGTCCTCTCTATCTTTCTAATCCACCTCCCGGTTATCTCATCCTATTCCCTGAGATACAGTTCGCAACTCATTTCCCTCATGCTTTTTACCAACCAAATGAGTAACACCATATTATCTGTGGTCGTAGCAATCCTAGGGGTTGCCTACGGGATTTGTATGGCGGGGGTTGCTTATTGTAAAGCCAGCCATGCCCTCGATCCATCACTACTTTGACTATCTGAACTAGGAGATCTGGATCTATATACTGGGGGGGCATACCCGTTGGGACGATCATCGGTTAAGCCTTTGATCTTTCTTGCTGCCCCATCCCTATCAGGGGTACCTCCTCCATCCAATTAGGTATCCAGTTTCCCCCGCTTTCGCGGCTCCTCCCTATAAGATTCCAAGTTAAGTGCTTTGATATCAACTATAATAGCTCGGCTTTTTCAAAGCCAAAATCGTtagtaaaatgtaatttttttttgtaagttgtTAGGTTCTCGATGCTTTTCACAATATTATTCTAAAGATTGGTAAATGGATTCCATTAATTAGTAAAGTGCAATCCATATAGGACAATGTAAATTGACATCTCATAAAACATATACTCACAATATCacgatatatatatacacacacacacttgtgtgtgtgtgcgtgtgtattAGATCATATTAATACATACATAAACTTCACATCCCCAATTTAAAAATGCGATGACATAAGCTTATTAAAAAATGTTGCATAACAATTATACAAATGGTACGATCACTTCTATAAATACTAAGCATATGAAACAAGTGAAATTGTAGTTCTTTGCAAAAGATATGGATCCATGAAAGGGGGTTCCTACGCACCTTGATTTTATGATGTTCCTGTTACGAAAGCAAAATGGATAcaagaattataattaataaaaaaaatgccaaCAAATAACTAAAAGCATATCGTAGTCTAACCTTCCCATAGGTGTGGTAGGGATTAGAGTTAATTCATTTGCCATAGTTATTTTACTGCGTTATATATATTCTGGCCATCCTTTGCAAGACCATTAATACGTTTATCCATCTTATTCAAATCCAGTAATCTATTCGGATGCCGTTGATGATGGCTATCCCAATATGACCACCCAACCATCCTTCTTAGATGTCATGAGCCGTAGTTAATTACAATATACACCTGGTCATCCCTCTCGGATGTCATTGGCCAAGCGGTCGATCAATTCAACTTAAAATCCAGTCTTAACAGTTTTAAGCTTGGTGGATCTTGAATCGACTAAATGCATATCAATCCTATAATGCATGCAATATTGTGATGTGTGTgatgtcattttaatttgtgctatcatgtaaaatataaaaatttatataatttgctCTAAAATGAATTCTTAAGAACCAAGTCTCGCTTACTTTGCATCATGGACTTGTTGAttgatttcttcatttaattatgtatgcatgttgatgatttttatataaacttatGTAAACTTATTCCCAACCAAGtatattattatcttattttcatttaattattatcattaaaatttatagatATTTATATGTGACTGAAGTATCAATATctttcactttctttcttttctcttttattcttcTATATATCCGGCAGATCCCGATTGCTAGAGAAGTGAGGAGAGAATTAAAAGAGAGACGTCAAACATTTGGATATTTGTGTGTATAGTTTTTGGCACTTCGATTTCTTTTGATGACaagaaagaaaggggaaaacatgttaaaaatacAGTATTTAGTTTTTGACGGATATAAAAACAGAGGTGGTTTTGTTGGTGATGAATTTCATATGGTTTTCAcagtttttggattttgttgatcGATGATGAATTCAATCGTTTACGATTTTACTATGGTTTCCACACTTTTTGGACTCTGGATTTTCTTGGATGCTAGGTTAAATTCGTGGCGTGATTTAGGACAAGTATTTGAGATGTTtgaattctttgtttttaaggTTGCATTCTGCGAGGTTGTATGAGCAGTGAAAACCCTCGTAATATTGATGAAACTTCATAAACCTACTAGACTCTTCTGACTAAAATCACTATACTCCTAATTATTAAATAGATACTCAATCATATTGCAAGATTTAATCCCAAACAATGAGACAAATTCTTGTAATTGATtccttaaatatttgttttagaaaagaATAGTTATccattcaattttatatatataaaaaaaaagtttctctCAAAAAAAGTTTTCATGCCCTTGTGGAGCCCAAATACGTTGCCTTCTATAGATATTGTaccaagtattttttgtttcgTCATTGCTAGATTTGCTTTTTTTGTCAAATCAATTGTCTAGTTTTCTTCCATAAAAGCAAGGAATCATTTCATACTTTGTTCCTTTCACTCTGTCTcttggaaaagaagaaaaatctcaaTTATGAGCCCACCAGCTTCTATTGAAATCTGTTGACGATGATGAGTACTCTTTGTTCGACTAGGATTTCTTTCATCCAATTAAACACAACAAATTATTTGTTATGATATTCCTAGTCGTGGGATCTTGCATGGACTAAACAACAGGATAAATACGTTTATCTTAGGTAGTGTTGGCAGCATCTAATATTAGAATAAGCTTAACCAGCGTCTATTTATTTATCGATGATCCAATATTgatttagtatattaaaaaaataaatcagtttaaatattaattccatagaaaaaatatcaattcaaaagaaaatctcCTTAATCACTCCCTAGCTTTTAATTTGGAGTTTGTGCAAGTATATTATATGCAtttctcaacaaaaaatatatatttttattaaataaaacacataatataatattcattaaaatatttataaattatttagtatAAATCAATCCACTGGATATTAATCTACTAGATTAATTatatcaactttttattttaaattttttattaagtacttaaataaaaaccataatattaaaataaattttaaatagaataatattttaatattaaaggtCTATTTAAGAGTATAAGATGTTGTTTCTCAAAGCgtttttggtttgaaaatgtattaaaataatattttttattttttattttttaaaatttatttttgatattagcatataaaaaccatttaaaaatattaaagaatatttaaattttaaaaaaatcaagattttaattagttattatGAAAAGGGAGTTTGGGATTGAGTTCCCAAATTGctagaaaatacaaaaagaagaaaaggttccAAACATATCATCGTAATGGAGTGTTGAATCAGATTTGTAGGGTTAAATCCATCCATATTATATAAAGTAAATGAGGAAGATGGGTAGACGTAGGGACCACAAAAGTATAGCCTTCTCTTTAACGTccctaatattttgattaaCATGGAAGGAAGGAAGTTGATTCAATTGAGCTTTATTCCATTTCTAATAGTATAAATAGGCATGCCAGATATGGAACAAAGACACACAAGCCAATCTTCTCTACTTCTTCCCTATAACCCAAAGAATCCATTGCTGATCAAAATGGCATCAGGCCTTCCACTCAGGCTCCCTGCCCAGGGTTTTAATGCGAGCCAGCAACTGATCAAGAGTGACCGCGGCAGCATGCTAACAATGTCTGATGACAATGTGATGATGAAACAAATTGTAGGAACTCATGCTCCTGATGGCCGAGAGGTTGATGTCAAACCTCTTCTCCATCTTGTTGAAGACATCCTCAAACGTGCCACCCAGCAAATCGATACCTCTCTGACGGTATAGTACTAAACTAAACTCATCCTTGGAAATTAACTTGAATATCAACTTaactctattattttttgttcatttatgtTACTCTGATCACGTCTGACAATGCAGACTTCCCGAGCCCATGCTGAATTGGAGGACAAGACTCACCAAGTCAATTTTGTTTCCATGCTCGATGCACTGTCGTATACAATAGACAGAATTTCCTGCGAGGTTTGacaatatatttcaattttaatgctATGATATATAGGCattaatttaaagaatcaaCTGAAATTTTTCggccttaatttttttctgcaGATTGCCTACAAGGCACTGAGTGGGACAGATGCCCACGCAACAACTGTCTCACTTTTCAACATGCTAACAAGCTATTCCTGGGATGCCAAGCTTGTGCTCACCTTGGCAGCTTTTGCTTTGAATTATGGAGAATTCTGGCTGCTTGCCCAGATTTACTCATCAAACGATCTTGCCAAATCCATGGCAATCCTCAGGCAACTGCCTAGCATCATGGAACACTCAGGGCCCTTGAAGCCTCGCTTCGATGCCATTAACAATCTGATCAAGGTCATGATGGACGTGGCCAGGTGCGTGGTTGAGTTCACGGATCTACCGCCAGCTTACATTTCTAATGAAGTACCAGCATTGTCCACAGCCATGGCCCATATCCCTACTGCTGTCTACTGGACCATGAGGAGTGTTGTGGCTTGTGCGGCTCAGATTACTAGCCTCACTACCATGGGACACGAGTATGCTTTTCTAGTCCACCATCTTTAATTTATTGAGCCATATGTTACATCATGCATGTATTCCTTGTAACATTCTCCTTCACTTATTTCAGGTTTTCTATATCAACCACTGTGGCATGGGAGCTATCCACCTTGGCTCACAAACTCAGCAACATACTTGACCATCTCAGGAAGCAATTGGATACTTGCTACCAATACATAGGTCTGCACCTCAGCaacttttttattatgctaTCATATGTTGGATAGGTCATAAGATAACAGGAAATTATTGTACGAAGATAGATCGAGAAAGTTTATAAAACCAATGGTGTTTGATGCAGATGAAAAGAGGAATGTCGAATCCTTTCAAATGCTAAAGGATCTCTTTGAAATGATCCACATTGACAACATGAAGGTCCTAAAGGCCCTGATTTATGCCAAGGATGATATCCAGCCACTTATAGATGGCTCTTCCAAGAAAAGAGTTCGCTCTTCTACCATTTCTTCTATTTATGTCATCAATCTAATGTAAAACATTTCTCATACTTCCTTTTGAATTTAACAGGTCCATCTTGATGTGCTAAGAAGGAAAAATGTGCTATTGCTCATTTCTGGCCTCGACATGTCAACCGATGAGCTTTCAATTCTTGAACAGATATACAATGAATCCAGGCATCACGGACCTAGGCTGGATAGTCAGTATGAGGTGGTCTGGGTCCCAATTGTGGACCGTTCAGTCCAGTGGAGTGATCCAATGAAGGGGAAATTTGAAAGCATGCAGTCTTCAATGCCATGGTTCACAGTGTACCACCCTTCACTGATTGAGAAGGCAGTCATTAGGTTCATCAAGGAGGTGTGGCACTTCCGGAACAAGCCTATTCTTGTGGTGCTTGACCCTCAAGGCAAGGTGGTTTGCCCAAATGCACTCCACATGATGTGGATTTGGGGAAGCAGTGCCTTCCCTTTCACTAGCTTGAGAGAGGAATCTCTCTGGAAGGATGAGACATGGAGGCTTGAGCTTCTAGTGGATGGCATTGACCCAGCGATTCTTAATTGGGTAAATTCATTATAGAATCAATCCAAATATACATACAttatacgtgtgtgtgtgtgtaatcgTGTTGACATTTgcttcaatattattttgatcatcAGATCAAGGAAGGAAAGTACATTTTCCTGTACGGAGGAGACGACGATGAATGGGTGAGGAAGTTCACAAACACCGCACGTGCTGTGGCGCAGGCAGCCCGCATTCCCCTGGAGATGGTATATGTGGGGAAGAGCAGCAAAAGGGAGAAAATCCGGCGAGTCATAGCGACAATCACCGTGGAGAAGCTCAGTTACGTCTGGCAAGACCTTACCATGATATGGTTCTTTTGGACCAGGCTAGAGAGTATGCTGTACTCCAAGATTCAGTTAGGCAAGCTTGATGACCATGATCCTATGATGCAAGAAATCAAGAAGTTGCTTAGCTACGACAGAGAAGGTGGATGGGCTGTGCTTAGCAATGGGTCTAATGTTGTGGTCAATGGTCACAAGACCACAGCTTTGCAAACATTGCTTGAGTATGACTTGTGGAAGGAACAAGTGCCTGTCAAGGGCTTTGATTTGGCCTACCGTGATCACCAAGGCAGGATCCATGACATTTCTCGTCCTTGCTGCCGCTTCGATTTCCCAATGACTACGGGTAGGATCCCTGAGACCATGAAATGCCCAGAGTGCAACCGCACCATGGAGAAATTCTCCACTTTCCTTTGCTGCCATGATGAGGTCATTCCAGACGAGCTCTTCAAGTAAATGATCAGCTGCTACGCTTCCTTGTAGCTCATACTGCCACTAAATAATGTTGTTGAGTGcgctctttttttccttttaaattttcatcCGTTGTGAGGCATGATGCCCAGCTATGGCGCACAGTATTTGGACCTGGCATTTCATATTCCATAGCATAAAATAAATCTGAGTGTGATCGATGTAATCCACgtacttaattaatttgttttattaattaatatataaagttCATTTTGAgtagattttatgttttggagACTTTCCTGGCTTTCGTTTCTTTTATGGCACACATACATTTTGTATAGCGTCCTAGCTAGCCTTCACCTAAAAGAATTAACGGCAGTGTGAAcctaaacaaattataaaaagattaaaagcaaaaataatttcCTTCATGAAGCGCTAATTGCacgaaaaaaaacttgttaaaggaaaaaaaatattttctcaaaaaataaacaaatatatatatatatatatatatatatatatatatggttctTATATAACGGTGAAGGCTACCTGATGTTTGcctaatttgtgttttttttttctatttgggtAACCGTTCTTTCtgaataaaaactcaaaatcatcactcTCCTGTTTAAACATTAcgcattttccaaaaaaaaaaaaaaagccttaaaTCTTATTTCGAgataatctttttattcaaaatataaattaagaaatgtTGAGAATGTGCCgatcaaattttgaaaattaaaaaactcaaacttttcatataagaaaataagatCCCCTCTatcttttgaaaataacaaacactacaagatttcacagttttaccgacgaaaaTATTCCGTCAGTGTGTGATTAGCAGTTCGTAGGTGATTTATTTACCGACATCTTCATTGACAGATTATGTCCGTCGGCTTTTcattcgtcggtgattccccatTCTGTTGCTATATCggttggaaaaacaaaaaaaccatttgccgatagttttacagacggaatttgcGCGCTAAAAAAAGTTTCCTGCTTGAAATATACCAACGGattttattccgtcggtgatctCATGATTTACCAATGGCTAGGTACCATCGGTAAATTTGTCGGTGAGTGTTTGAAATACTGACCGAATATATCCGTCTATAAAGTCATTGGTAATTGTGGCAGCTACTgtcaaatgccgacggattCAGTCCGTTGGTAAAGctgtcggtgagtgtatgaaataccgaccgaatatatccgtctgtaaatgcGTCGGTGAATGTACTgtcaaatgccgacggattcattccgtcggtaaaaccctttgtaataattttttctaaatttgttttcaaaaaattatttagaatatataatataaaattatataaattaatggtaataaaaaccaattatgcaaataaaattaatattaaacatcaaaaacaaaaaatcaaagttaaataatattcattacaaattgaatgtgtttcaaaaaaaatattaaatgaaattttaaacgtaaataatgtttattgcaaattaatataaaaatgaagctggagaaggagaaggagatcctggaggaggaggctggtggttatatggccaaaaaggattaggtGCACATGTTCCACTCTATgttgccatgttcatgaccacttcgcgaagctgttcataagcCGCCTTTTGTTGTGCAGAttccgctctttgttgtgcatgagacacTTTGAGTTATGCATACTCCACTGATAAGTGATTGTATTTTTTAGTGAGCTGAGTCGTGCATTGCTGCAAGGTCACAAACTCtttagattgggagctcgatattgattgggagctccaaACGGTTGAAACATTACGGGTCGTCCGTaagttgtcggccgtagtgttggagagcccgtaaacctgatttttatcgaGTCCACCtgacgatccaacctccatccataAATCCAGATCGAATTCCGGATGAGTCAAAATATTGTCCCCGTCTCTCTCCCTCAatcgattattataggtctcctgaaaataaaaaaagtaatcatcatattcaattcaataaacataataacttacaaaataaaatagttgaaaaaacatatcacgaaatgttgagcacggttatcaacgagCGCCCCCTTTTGGCTGTCTTGACTCCACACGTgtgtctccacaaacagctccatcggcctcggctcacgtccaagagatgtagcctataatgaaaaaatatttattaacaacaacttaatttaacaatatatttcatttaaattaatcttaccatctgtTTCGCATGTACAACAAACAgaacggagccgccagtgtgTGTTGTCAtcgagccatgaattggccgattccggttgccagcaccgaATTGTGAGCGTCGTGTaaaccgctcagacgtcatgtgctcaagatagtgcggccatatatatTTCGGGATGTATATCAGTTTGAAATCCCTTCAAACTGTAACATCGTTCTAaccttggaaacccctatctctcgcggtttttttttgcccttttttgtgtttgatacaaaaaatcatgcaacctacttcatgcaaccaaaaattacatttcgaaacataaatttttgtctaaaaaaaatcttgtattattttcgatgttacctagttgccgcgtgattttcccacaccctcctcgcAACAAtgttatgctcactgtcccagcagaatttgttctgtgtataaataattaattttaaataaaaataataatttatttacaattatattaataatttattagaaataagctgaaaattataaattaacaccaacctcaaacctgtcaaaccatgcattgatttgaggcatccattcaggatgcttggatatctgacgccattgaaacaatggaatctccatcgacgatgatattactcaggcggcttcaatgtttgtgaacctgaaaataaatgaaataaattcaatagtgattacgtcataaattatgttgtaattttttttttaaaaaaaaactaaaaccttaacaaacttacattgaaaggtcgtccttccactgtatCTCGTACTTGtgggtaaattgattccgcagcgaaggcacgccgcctctgcgctgtgaagtagcgctagaagaggcagtaTCGGTTGACGACGCAGGTgatgtaggtgcctcttcttgagaggcacctaaggaaataacATCCTCGCagctagacgaactagctgcgaccatacgtgagcgaccaactctggttttcattctacgcatctacataattctatacaaataattatataattaaattcaaattttaaaaaaaaatcgacagcacctcccctatactagatactacccaaatccacaaacctacacatattaacaatagccataaccaattgacccaatctatgctaattattccaacatattcaatgattaatcctaaggtaaattcaacattaagaattacaattcaacaaattattcaataattatgccaatacaacaataaaatatattcaataaaaaaaactctagactaacaattaaaattaatggaaaaaattaaacataaatcatgcaataatagagtaaaattaacaattattccaaaatattcaattactaatactaaggtaaattcaacattaacaattacaattcaaaaaattattcaataattatgcgaatacaacaaaacaataaattcaaaaaaaaaaaaactctagattaacaatcaaaataaatggaaaaaattagacacaaatcatgcaataatagagtaaaattaataattattccaacgtattcaattactaattctaaggtaaagtcaacattaacaataaatattcaacaaattaactaataataattatgccaatacaacaacaaaaaaattcaataaattaaaaaaaaaactatagactttaggaatgaaatatgcttactttaataatgtgttgaattcaatactttatctacattacaaaaaacaaaaaacataacaaaaaacataacaaaaaaaatagcaaaaaaaaaaaaccattaaagtaaaatgaaatagaagaaacacataccttttaacttgatgaagattcacaagaaaacttgctagagattagaggtgaaagctttgaagaatggaTTCACggacggatataaaattaattattattttaatttattccatcggtgaagtgtcaaaaatccgttggtaatttttgaatttcgcaccaaaatttttaatgatcctccatatttttcgtggtccgTCGGCAATTCCGTCGGCAAGATGACGTggttaaagatgcatttaatgcacaaccctttgAAATTCGCACTGTCTGTCGGTAATTTTGTCGGTAATATTAACCCGCCGATAACTTACCACTTGGACATATATCCGTCAGTATTGACGTcgatgattgtggcatttcaagtaattatttttgaactctctgtgaaatgctgaCGAACTTAGTCCGTCGGCATAGACATCaatgattgtggcatttcaagtaattatttttgaactccctgtgaaatgccgacggacttagtCCGTTGGTATagacgtcggtgattgtggcatttcaagtaattattttcgaactctctgtgaaatgccgacggacatAGTTCGTCGGTATAGACAtcagtgattgtggcatttcaagtaattcgTCAGTATtgacgtcggtgattgtggcatttcaagtaattatttttgaactctctgtgaaatgccgacgaaCTTAGTCCGTCGGCATAGacatcggtgattgtggcatttcaagtaattatttttgaactccctgtgaaatgccgacggacttagtCCGTTGGTATagacgtcggtgattgtggcat from the Populus nigra chromosome 1, ddPopNigr1.1, whole genome shotgun sequence genome contains:
- the LOC133688256 gene encoding protein SIEVE ELEMENT OCCLUSION B-like, with product MASGLPLRLPAQGFNASQQLIKSDRGSMLTMSDDNVMMKQIVGTHAPDGREVDVKPLLHLVEDILKRATQQIDTSLTTSRAHAELEDKTHQVNFVSMLDALSYTIDRISCEIAYKALSGTDAHATTVSLFNMLTSYSWDAKLVLTLAAFALNYGEFWLLAQIYSSNDLAKSMAILRQLPSIMEHSGPLKPRFDAINNLIKVMMDVARCVVEFTDLPPAYISNEVPALSTAMAHIPTAVYWTMRSVVACAAQITSLTTMGHEFSISTTVAWELSTLAHKLSNILDHLRKQLDTCYQYIDEKRNVESFQMLKDLFEMIHIDNMKVLKALIYAKDDIQPLIDGSSKKRVHLDVLRRKNVLLLISGLDMSTDELSILEQIYNESRHHGPRLDSQYEVVWVPIVDRSVQWSDPMKGKFESMQSSMPWFTVYHPSLIEKAVIRFIKEVWHFRNKPILVVLDPQGKVVCPNALHMMWIWGSSAFPFTSLREESLWKDETWRLELLVDGIDPAILNWIKEGKYIFLYGGDDDEWVRKFTNTARAVAQAARIPLEMVYVGKSSKREKIRRVIATITVEKLSYVWQDLTMIWFFWTRLESMLYSKIQLGKLDDHDPMMQEIKKLLSYDREGGWAVLSNGSNVVVNGHKTTALQTLLEYDLWKEQVPVKGFDLAYRDHQGRIHDISRPCCRFDFPMTTGRIPETMKCPECNRTMEKFSTFLCCHDEVIPDELFK